In Stieleria varia, one genomic interval encodes:
- a CDS encoding multicopper oxidase family protein yields MKRRDLLKGVIASTAAAGLASAQEIELNGPVGGPFSLPTTTFQKGQQHHLPAKAFTEPLQIPPVALPTRVGRFEDLHGKPVFGNQDPLPLGDSFHGIAKEWAETPMHWQAYGCVRSTDPMANWQDKREHFGKIEHYLGEPPVENWSGFKPKCYKIPIVETYAKLHPDAEHPARLYSYAGMVPGPTIKMRLGEPVVVRFENHLEAETSVHLHGGHSPSHSDGFPVFYVLQGKSRDYFYPNILPLFQDADGEYVPDVGESQSTMWYHDHAMDATAYNVSKGLAGFALCYSEPELKLIHDRVLPGYGPHSCIDPSGMRYTASEDVSESDLTALEDPEKPGFYHPSKEPYRNPFDIPLVLQDKVIDQRTGQIAYDLTSHDGYLGDTFLVNGVAWPKLKVRNRKYRFRILDGSNARVFRLRLMTADDFEQANKNGIGAVGRNLTNDAQPTANDSVPTDAGSDDAGSDDADSGDFGIDYDRCSLPYLRIGKDSWLWSKAVQKKSIVLAMANRADIVIDFDAIAGGLQPGESKEFILVNTMPQFDGRGPKPKLEDGGDPRVLPVPFDVQGDGQQIPKTPLVELNRPIGLMKFVVCHAPPGTAPDDPAGDCDASIEHGTPLVQHREIPDSEVSAVREFIFERGKGAWKINGRFYDPFIANASPRIDSTEEWILRNGGGGWWHPIHIHLESHQLISYEKDFEADEVVDRADPPGPNLVLGGTGEIPDIIGQMDPVEAHGLHDTQVLGPNTVARIRIRTRTWNGPFVFHCHNLEHEDMRMMFNFETVAAPDHDPNIAPDARTHGNDLTFQGSREQQHQYVGELEWEYSPIPKTPVEDAGQDQIPPRDPTE; encoded by the coding sequence ATGAAACGCAGGGATCTACTCAAGGGTGTCATCGCATCGACTGCTGCAGCGGGTCTGGCGTCGGCCCAGGAGATCGAGCTGAATGGGCCGGTCGGCGGGCCGTTTTCGTTGCCCACGACGACTTTTCAAAAAGGTCAGCAGCATCATCTCCCCGCGAAAGCGTTCACCGAGCCCCTCCAAATCCCACCGGTTGCGCTCCCGACGCGTGTGGGTCGATTCGAGGACTTGCATGGCAAACCTGTTTTCGGAAATCAGGATCCGCTGCCTTTGGGCGACAGCTTTCACGGCATTGCCAAAGAATGGGCAGAAACGCCGATGCATTGGCAGGCGTATGGATGCGTGCGCAGCACGGACCCGATGGCCAACTGGCAAGACAAGCGTGAGCATTTCGGCAAGATCGAGCACTACCTGGGTGAGCCACCGGTGGAAAACTGGAGTGGATTCAAGCCAAAGTGTTACAAGATCCCGATCGTGGAAACCTATGCAAAGCTTCATCCTGATGCAGAGCACCCAGCTCGGCTGTACAGCTATGCCGGGATGGTTCCGGGACCAACGATCAAGATGCGTCTCGGCGAACCGGTGGTGGTCCGCTTTGAGAATCATCTCGAAGCAGAAACGTCCGTTCATTTGCACGGCGGGCACAGCCCCTCGCACAGTGACGGCTTCCCGGTCTTTTATGTATTGCAAGGAAAGTCACGCGACTACTTTTACCCGAACATCTTGCCGCTCTTTCAAGACGCCGACGGGGAATACGTTCCGGATGTTGGTGAGTCACAATCCACCATGTGGTACCACGACCATGCGATGGATGCGACAGCCTACAACGTCTCCAAAGGCCTCGCCGGATTTGCGTTGTGCTACAGCGAACCGGAATTAAAGCTGATCCATGATCGAGTCTTGCCTGGATACGGCCCGCACTCTTGCATCGATCCCTCCGGCATGCGGTACACGGCGAGCGAAGACGTTTCGGAATCTGATCTGACGGCTCTCGAAGATCCTGAGAAACCGGGTTTTTATCATCCGTCCAAGGAACCCTATCGAAACCCCTTCGATATTCCACTGGTCCTGCAAGACAAGGTGATTGATCAACGGACGGGTCAAATCGCTTACGACCTGACATCCCACGACGGATACCTCGGGGACACCTTTCTGGTCAATGGCGTTGCCTGGCCCAAACTGAAGGTGCGGAATCGCAAATACCGATTCCGAATCCTGGACGGTTCCAATGCTCGCGTCTTTCGATTGCGATTGATGACGGCAGACGACTTTGAGCAAGCCAACAAGAACGGAATCGGCGCGGTGGGGCGAAATTTGACCAACGATGCACAGCCGACGGCGAATGACTCTGTTCCCACCGACGCTGGCTCGGATGACGCTGGCTCGGATGACGCTGACTCGGGTGACTTTGGCATTGACTACGACCGGTGTTCGTTGCCCTACCTGCGAATCGGGAAAGACAGTTGGCTGTGGAGCAAAGCGGTCCAGAAAAAGTCGATTGTCCTTGCGATGGCAAACCGGGCGGACATCGTGATCGACTTTGACGCGATCGCTGGCGGCTTGCAGCCGGGAGAATCCAAAGAGTTCATCTTGGTCAACACGATGCCCCAGTTTGATGGTCGCGGCCCCAAACCCAAATTGGAGGACGGCGGAGACCCACGAGTCTTGCCGGTCCCCTTTGATGTTCAAGGCGATGGTCAGCAAATCCCTAAAACTCCCTTGGTCGAACTCAATCGTCCGATCGGACTGATGAAGTTCGTCGTTTGCCACGCGCCGCCCGGCACGGCCCCCGATGACCCGGCGGGTGATTGCGATGCGTCGATTGAGCATGGCACTCCTCTGGTCCAACATCGTGAGATCCCGGACTCCGAAGTTTCCGCCGTCCGCGAATTCATTTTCGAAAGGGGAAAAGGTGCTTGGAAGATCAACGGTCGATTTTATGACCCATTCATTGCCAATGCGTCGCCACGCATCGATTCAACAGAAGAGTGGATCCTACGCAACGGTGGCGGAGGATGGTGGCATCCGATTCATATCCACCTGGAAAGCCATCAATTGATCTCATACGAAAAGGATTTCGAAGCGGATGAGGTGGTCGACCGCGCCGATCCGCCTGGCCCCAACCTTGTCTTGGGTGGAACAGGCGAGATCCCCGACATCATCGGGCAGATGGATCCGGTGGAAGCACACGGACTGCACGACACTCAAGTCTTAGGCCCCAACACCGTTGCCAGGATTCGAATCCGCACGCGAACTTGGAACGGCCCGTTTGTGTTCCACTGTCACAACCTGGAACACGAAGACATGCGAATGATGTTCAACTTTGAAACGGTGGCGGCTCCCGATCATGATCCAAACATCGCTCCCGATGCGAGGACGCATGGCAACGACTTGACCTTTCAAGGTTCGCGAGAACAACAACATCAATACGTCGGTGAACTGGAGTGGGAATACTCGCCGATCCCCAAGACGCCCGTCGAGGATGCAGGGCAGGATCAGATTCCGCCTCGGGACCCGACCGAGTGA
- a CDS encoding SCO family protein produces MTNQFGQRIRFRDEFVRARKALIINTVYTTCKGSCPGTSATIEQLREKLSPAFGNSLTFLSFTVEPHVDTPEVLRSYAEIYGAGEPNPELSDWYFLRANKPNTDSLRRSLGLFDLNPQVDQDVSEHASLLVVGNLDTDRWCSLPAELRTSTLIESIRRIAGFSFEQRYGITR; encoded by the coding sequence ATGACCAATCAATTTGGTCAACGCATCCGTTTTCGAGACGAATTTGTTCGTGCCAGAAAGGCACTGATCATCAACACTGTCTACACCACTTGCAAAGGCTCTTGCCCTGGCACGAGTGCGACGATTGAGCAACTGAGAGAGAAACTGAGTCCTGCGTTTGGAAACTCATTGACCTTTCTGTCGTTCACCGTTGAACCCCATGTGGATACTCCTGAGGTGCTGAGATCGTATGCCGAGATCTACGGAGCAGGAGAGCCCAACCCAGAACTCAGCGACTGGTATTTCTTGCGTGCCAATAAACCGAACACCGATTCATTGAGACGATCCCTTGGCCTATTCGACTTGAACCCGCAAGTTGACCAGGATGTTTCAGAACATGCATCACTGCTTGTCGTTGGCAACCTGGACACCGATCGCTGGTGTTCTCTCCCCGCGGAATTGCGAACGTCCACGCTCATCGAGTCCATTCGGCGCATTGCCGGATTCAGCTTTGAACAACGCTATGGAATCACTCGTTGA